A stretch of the Thermus thermophilus genome encodes the following:
- a CDS encoding NifB/NifX family molybdenum-iron cluster-binding protein — MRVAIALAKDDATRVYPGPFGHAPRYAIYEAGPSGELVLLEIRENPYAKAHGEEKHAKMRELLRDVDLKVGARFGHKGSLGAFPLADRVEVGPVSLEEALARLKGRSSA; from the coding sequence ATGCGGGTCGCCATTGCCTTAGCCAAGGACGACGCCACCCGGGTCTACCCCGGCCCCTTCGGCCACGCTCCCCGGTACGCCATCTACGAGGCCGGGCCCTCCGGGGAGCTCGTCCTTCTGGAGATCCGGGAAAACCCCTACGCCAAGGCCCACGGGGAGGAGAAGCACGCCAAGATGCGGGAGCTTCTCCGGGACGTGGACCTCAAGGTGGGGGCCCGCTTCGGCCACAAGGGGTCTTTGGGGGCCTTCCCCCTGGCCGACCGGGTGGAGGTGGGGCCGGTCTCCCTGGAGGAGGCCCTGGCCCGCCTTAAGGGGCGAAGTAGCGCCTGA
- the moaC gene encoding cyclic pyranopterin monophosphate synthase MoaC, producing the protein MDLTHFQDGRPRMVDVTEKPQTFRTATAEAFVELTEEALSALEKGGVGKGDPLVVAQLAGILAAKRTADLIPLCHPLPLTGVEVRVELLKEEKRVRIEATVKTKAETGVEMEAMTACAVAALTVYDMLKAASKGLVVSQVRLLHKAGGKSGEWRRAQ; encoded by the coding sequence ATGGACCTCACCCACTTCCAAGACGGCCGGCCCCGGATGGTGGACGTGACGGAGAAACCCCAAACCTTCCGCACCGCCACCGCCGAGGCCTTCGTGGAGCTCACCGAGGAGGCCCTTTCCGCCCTGGAGAAGGGCGGGGTGGGGAAGGGGGACCCCCTCGTCGTGGCCCAGCTTGCGGGGATCCTCGCCGCCAAGAGGACGGCGGACCTCATCCCCCTCTGCCACCCCCTTCCCCTCACCGGGGTGGAGGTCAGGGTGGAGCTCCTTAAGGAGGAAAAGCGGGTGCGCATTGAGGCCACGGTGAAGACCAAGGCGGAGACGGGGGTGGAGATGGAGGCCATGACCGCCTGCGCCGTCGCCGCCCTCACCGTCTACGACATGCTTAAGGCCGCTTCCAAGGGCCTCGTCGTCTCCCAGGTGCGCCTCCTCCACAAGGCAGGGGGAAAGAGCGGGGAGTGGCGCAGGGCGCAGTAG
- a CDS encoding trimeric intracellular cation channel family protein, protein MVEVLVWLGTLVFAVTGALKGVEKGSDLLGVLVLATVTAVGGGSIRDVLVGTLPPTTLRNEPLLWSVALAGLLVFRFHPRVQALGPLIYYLDTLGLGLFAALGAERGVEAGLGPFGVALAGALSGVGGGVLRDVLSGEVPVILYRAGDLYASAALLGAWVVYLAYPLGPGPALFLGAGATVALRLFGRRLGLRLPTPRG, encoded by the coding sequence ATGGTTGAGGTCCTGGTCTGGCTCGGCACCTTGGTCTTCGCCGTGACCGGGGCCCTGAAGGGGGTGGAGAAGGGGTCTGACCTCCTCGGGGTCCTGGTCCTGGCCACGGTGACGGCCGTGGGGGGCGGGTCCATCCGGGACGTCCTGGTGGGGACCCTGCCCCCCACGACCCTCCGGAACGAACCCCTCCTTTGGAGCGTGGCCCTCGCCGGCCTTCTCGTCTTCCGCTTCCACCCCCGGGTCCAGGCCCTCGGGCCCCTCATCTACTACCTGGACACCCTGGGCCTCGGCCTCTTCGCCGCCTTGGGGGCGGAGCGAGGGGTGGAGGCAGGGCTTGGGCCCTTCGGGGTGGCTTTGGCCGGGGCGCTTTCGGGGGTGGGGGGCGGGGTGCTCCGGGACGTGCTTTCCGGGGAGGTGCCCGTGATCCTCTACCGGGCGGGGGACCTCTACGCCTCGGCGGCCCTCCTCGGGGCCTGGGTGGTCTACCTGGCCTACCCCTTGGGCCCGGGCCCGGCCCTCTTCCTCGGGGCCGGGGCCACCGTGGCCCTCCGCCTCTTCGGCCGGAGGCTTGGCCTGAGGCTCCCCACCCCGAGGGGTTAG
- the ispF gene encoding 2-C-methyl-D-erythritol 2,4-cyclodiphosphate synthase produces the protein MRIGYGEDSHRLEEGRPLYLCGLLIPSPVGALAHSDGDAALHALTDALLSAYGLGDIGLLFPDTDPRWRGERSEVFLREALRLVEARGARLLQASLVLTLDRPKLGPHRKALVDSLSRLLSLPQDRIGLTFKTSEGLAPSHVQARAVVLLDG, from the coding sequence ATGCGCATCGGCTACGGCGAGGACAGCCACCGCCTGGAGGAGGGGAGGCCGCTTTACCTCTGTGGCCTCCTCATTCCAAGCCCCGTGGGGGCCCTGGCCCACTCCGATGGGGACGCCGCCCTCCACGCCCTCACCGACGCCCTCCTTTCCGCCTACGGCCTTGGGGACATCGGCCTCCTCTTCCCCGACACCGACCCCCGCTGGCGGGGCGAGCGGAGCGAGGTGTTTCTCCGGGAGGCCCTTCGCCTCGTGGAAGCGCGGGGGGCGAGGCTACTTCAGGCAAGCCTCGTCCTCACCCTGGACCGGCCCAAACTGGGCCCCCACCGCAAGGCCTTGGTGGATAGCCTATCCCGCCTCCTAAGCCTCCCCCAGGACCGCATCGGCCTCACCTTCAAGACCTCGGAGGGCCTGGCGCCTTCCCACGTCCAGGCCCGGGCGGTGGTGCTTCTGGATGGTTGA
- a CDS encoding transposase, with the protein MRPVALSLLWTILALMPTPHLRESLKALLFLFLTGHGKARPQHSKTKSPSALSRFLNRYPWPTRALIRLAREEAQKALDRARRRKGPKPRLLVVLDLVTLEKRGHFPHLPLSFFHGKWGLHLVVLYLVYGDLRVPWAYRLWRGKGEKGLSLLALSLLASLPLWMRRTFRIRVAADAAFGTAWFLFGVRRLGLETVVGMRRDRRLRGGGRLLDLRRQGSRVYLWGLSFPVWVAWYRYPLPQGGWEWRYVVATFPATPRTMLTWGRRRFTVEHFFRAAKSEFSLGQFGQRTALGVHRFLVLSLLAYLLAHWVGVEGKGSWREAREGAARVLLPELVVQVILRELHALGLGPPGGGGEGLCGVCGRCKF; encoded by the coding sequence ATGAGACCAGTAGCCCTATCCCTACTTTGGACCATCCTGGCCCTCATGCCAACCCCCCACCTGCGGGAATCCTTGAAGGCCCTGTTGTTCCTTTTCCTCACCGGTCACGGCAAGGCTAGACCCCAGCACAGCAAGACCAAGTCCCCCTCCGCCCTCTCCCGCTTCCTCAACCGCTACCCCTGGCCCACCCGCGCCCTCATCCGCCTGGCCCGCGAGGAGGCCCAGAAAGCCCTGGACCGGGCCAGGCGGAGAAAGGGCCCCAAGCCCCGCCTCCTGGTGGTCCTGGACCTGGTCACCCTGGAAAAGCGGGGCCACTTCCCCCACCTCCCCCTCTCCTTCTTTCACGGCAAGTGGGGCCTCCACCTCGTGGTCCTTTACCTCGTCTACGGGGACCTCCGCGTCCCCTGGGCCTACCGTCTATGGCGGGGCAAGGGGGAGAAAGGCCTCTCCCTCCTGGCCCTGAGCCTCCTGGCCTCTCTGCCCCTCTGGATGCGCCGGACCTTCCGGATACGGGTGGCCGCGGACGCGGCCTTTGGTACGGCCTGGTTCCTCTTTGGGGTGAGGCGGTTGGGCTTGGAAACGGTGGTGGGGATGCGGCGGGACCGGAGGCTGCGGGGAGGGGGAAGGCTTTTGGACCTCAGGCGGCAGGGGAGCCGGGTCTACCTGTGGGGGCTTTCCTTCCCGGTCTGGGTGGCCTGGTACCGCTACCCCCTGCCCCAAGGGGGCTGGGAGTGGCGGTACGTGGTGGCCACCTTTCCCGCCACGCCCCGGACCATGCTCACCTGGGGAAGGAGGCGGTTCACGGTAGAGCACTTCTTCCGGGCTGCGAAGAGTGAGTTCTCCCTGGGGCAGTTCGGGCAGCGGACGGCCTTGGGGGTGCACCGCTTTCTGGTGCTCTCCCTTCTGGCCTACCTGCTGGCCCACTGGGTGGGGGTGGAGGGGAAGGGGAGCTGGCGGGAGGCCAGGGAGGGGGCAGCTCGGGTTCTCTTGCCCGAGCTGGTGGTGCAGGTCATCCTGCGGGAGCTCCACGCCCTGGGTCTGGGGCCGCCGGGGGGAGGGGGTGAAGGTTTATGCGGGGTATGCGGGAGGTGCAAGTTTTGA
- a CDS encoding FUN14 domain-containing protein, whose product MELPDLTPYLGQITFGGLAGYAVGYALKKVGRLLAIALGLLFVALQLLAQAGYVEVDWTRIQRDVEPLLQQPALQNLWDRLLATLTYNLPFGASFVGGLVLGLRAG is encoded by the coding sequence GTGGAGCTACCCGACCTTACCCCCTACCTGGGCCAGATCACCTTCGGCGGCCTCGCCGGCTACGCCGTGGGCTACGCCCTGAAAAAGGTGGGGCGGCTTTTGGCCATCGCCCTCGGCCTCCTCTTCGTGGCCCTCCAGCTCCTGGCCCAGGCGGGCTACGTGGAGGTGGACTGGACCCGGATCCAGCGGGACGTGGAGCCCCTTTTGCAACAGCCCGCCCTCCAAAACCTTTGGGACAGGCTCCTCGCCACCCTCACCTACAACCTCCCCTTCGGCGCGAGCTTCGTGGGCGGCCTCGTCCTGGGCCTCAGGGCCGGCTGA
- a CDS encoding nucleotide pyrophosphohydrolase, with translation MALTFREAQEEVDAWISSFREGYFPPLLMLARLAEELGELARVLAHRHGKTPKPGEAEGDLAEELGDLLFVLISLANREGVDLEAAFRRVMAKYRARDRSRWTPKDGG, from the coding sequence GTGGCCCTCACCTTCCGCGAAGCCCAGGAAGAGGTGGACGCCTGGATCTCCTCCTTCCGGGAGGGCTACTTCCCGCCCCTCCTGATGCTCGCCCGTCTGGCGGAGGAGCTCGGCGAACTCGCCCGGGTCCTGGCTCACCGCCACGGCAAGACGCCGAAGCCGGGGGAGGCGGAGGGGGACCTTGCCGAGGAGCTCGGCGACCTCCTCTTCGTCCTCATCTCCCTGGCCAACCGGGAAGGGGTGGACCTCGAGGCCGCCTTCCGCCGGGTCATGGCCAAGTACCGAGCCCGGGACCGCTCGCGCTGGACCCCCAAGGATGGCGGCTAG
- the mgsA gene encoding methylglyoxal synthase, giving the protein MKALALIAHDAKKDEMVAFCLRHRDVLARYPLLATGTTGARIQEATGLAVERVLSGPLGGDLQIGARVAEGRVLAVIFFQDPLTAKPHEPDVQALMRVCNVHGVPLATNLAAAEALIAWIRKEPPQ; this is encoded by the coding sequence ATGAAGGCCCTGGCCCTCATCGCCCACGACGCCAAGAAAGACGAGATGGTGGCCTTTTGCCTGCGGCACAGGGACGTCCTGGCCCGCTACCCCCTACTCGCCACGGGGACCACGGGGGCCCGGATCCAGGAGGCCACGGGCCTTGCCGTGGAGCGGGTGCTCTCCGGTCCCTTGGGCGGGGACCTGCAGATCGGGGCCCGGGTGGCCGAGGGAAGGGTGTTGGCGGTGATCTTCTTCCAGGACCCCTTGACCGCCAAGCCCCACGAACCGGACGTCCAGGCCCTGATGCGGGTCTGCAACGTGCACGGGGTGCCCCTGGCCACCAACTTGGCGGCGGCGGAGGCCCTCATCGCCTGGATCCGCAAGGAACCCCCCCAATAG
- a CDS encoding NUDIX hydrolase codes for MRAGRPRKRSVALAAWGEEGLVLVLRPQDDPEFAGAWGLPAVSLQGEEALEEAALRVAREKLGAEVAEARPVAFGVEERPGYTLELWVYEGRLLGRPRLPEPKPGKTYYAAFRFGQPEELKAAARQGSLCSRLYLAVKGLCP; via the coding sequence GTGCGCGCCGGGAGGCCCAGGAAGCGCTCCGTGGCCCTGGCCGCCTGGGGCGAGGAGGGGCTTGTTTTGGTCCTCCGTCCCCAGGACGACCCCGAGTTCGCCGGGGCCTGGGGGCTTCCCGCGGTGAGCCTCCAGGGGGAGGAGGCCCTGGAGGAGGCCGCCTTAAGGGTCGCTCGGGAGAAGCTCGGCGCCGAGGTGGCCGAGGCCCGGCCCGTGGCCTTCGGCGTGGAGGAGCGGCCGGGCTACACCCTGGAGCTTTGGGTCTACGAGGGGAGGCTTCTGGGAAGGCCCCGCCTCCCCGAGCCCAAGCCGGGCAAGACCTACTACGCAGCCTTCCGCTTCGGCCAGCCCGAGGAGCTTAAGGCGGCCGCAAGGCAAGGCTCCCTCTGCAGCCGGCTTTACCTCGCGGTCAAGGGGCTTTGCCCCTAG
- the thiI gene encoding tRNA uracil 4-sulfurtransferase ThiI has protein sequence METLLLVRLFHELALKGKNRPFFLKRAKAHVRRALKGLGAVLEGEWPMALLFRLPEAAWPEAKARLQDTLGVEGFARVVRTPPDLEALKAALEKALEGQAFRSFRITAKRSDKAFPLTSPEIERALGAFVKERTGAQVRLKGAEREFVVRILPGAALLEVERHPGPGGLPPGVSGKVVALLSGGIDSPVAAYRLMRRGAEVVLVHFHPFPLLSGASREKAKALAERLARFQHRLRLHLVPFSEVQRHIIVEAPTAYRVVLYRRYMLRIAEAIAKEEGALALCTGDSLGQVASQTLENLHAVNQAATLPVFRPLIGWDKEEIMAEARRIGTYETSILPDEECCTLFAPKHPVTRARLEVVLQAEARLPTEALLALALKGREVLTYTWPGKPLPKAPEDAFIMEHGPA, from the coding sequence ATGGAAACCCTGCTTCTCGTACGGCTTTTCCACGAGCTCGCCCTTAAGGGGAAAAACCGCCCCTTCTTCCTCAAGCGGGCCAAGGCCCACGTGCGGCGGGCCCTGAAGGGTTTAGGGGCGGTCTTGGAGGGGGAGTGGCCCATGGCCCTTCTCTTCCGCCTCCCCGAGGCGGCCTGGCCCGAGGCCAAGGCCCGCCTCCAGGACACCCTGGGGGTGGAGGGCTTCGCCCGGGTGGTGCGCACCCCGCCCGACCTCGAGGCCCTGAAGGCCGCCCTAGAAAAGGCCCTGGAGGGCCAGGCCTTCCGGAGCTTCCGCATCACCGCCAAGCGCTCCGACAAGGCCTTCCCCCTCACCTCCCCGGAGATAGAGCGGGCCCTCGGGGCCTTCGTGAAGGAGAGGACCGGGGCCCAGGTGCGGCTCAAGGGGGCGGAGCGGGAGTTCGTGGTGCGCATCCTCCCCGGGGCGGCCCTTCTGGAGGTGGAGCGCCACCCGGGCCCCGGGGGGCTTCCCCCCGGGGTCTCCGGCAAGGTGGTGGCCCTCCTCTCCGGGGGCATAGACTCCCCCGTGGCCGCCTACCGCCTCATGCGCCGGGGGGCGGAGGTGGTCCTCGTCCACTTCCACCCCTTCCCCCTCCTCTCGGGGGCGAGCCGGGAAAAGGCCAAGGCCCTCGCCGAGCGCTTGGCGCGCTTCCAGCACCGCCTGAGGCTCCACCTGGTCCCCTTCAGCGAGGTGCAGCGCCACATCATCGTGGAGGCCCCCACGGCCTACCGGGTGGTCCTCTACCGCCGCTACATGCTCAGGATCGCCGAGGCCATCGCCAAGGAAGAGGGGGCCCTCGCCCTTTGCACCGGGGACAGCCTGGGCCAGGTGGCCTCCCAGACCCTGGAGAACCTCCACGCCGTGAACCAGGCGGCTACCCTCCCCGTCTTCCGCCCCCTCATCGGGTGGGACAAGGAGGAGATCATGGCCGAGGCCAGGAGGATCGGCACCTACGAAACCTCCATCCTCCCCGACGAGGAGTGCTGCACCCTCTTCGCCCCCAAGCACCCCGTGACCCGGGCGAGGCTGGAGGTGGTCCTCCAAGCGGAGGCCCGCCTCCCCACGGAGGCGCTTTTGGCCTTGGCCCTAAAGGGGCGGGAGGTCCTCACCTACACCTGGCCCGGAAAGCCCCTACCCAAGGCGCCGGAGGACGCTTTTATAATGGAGCATGGACCTGCTTGA
- a CDS encoding amidase, which yields MDLLEAKRLLETGATTPLALLEEALERAQAFRDRNALAYLDEEAARKEALALTEELKRGQVRGPLHGLPLTVKDLFPVKGMPTRAGTKAPLPPLPEEARAVRRLREAGALLFAKTNMHEIALGITGENPWTGPVRNAVDPTRQAGGSSGGSAVAVALGIGLASLGSDTGGSIRIPAGFNGVVGFKPSYGRVSLEGALPLSRSTDHAGPLTRSVRDAHFLTEILAGESIPLEGVQNPVFGVPLDFLEGRLGVEVRKAFTRLLEDLPALRAEVREVSLPLRGVYEVYTRLVRYEAARIHEKALKEHPEGFSPQVREALLAGLALTEKDYRDAVAEREALRLELAKALRGVDALLLPVQPLPAPPLGTEEVELESGRKGHREAFITLTLPFSLLGVPTLALPFAKVEGMPVGLQVVGPYGEDGRVLALGGWLEARLK from the coding sequence ATGGACCTGCTTGAGGCGAAGCGCCTTCTGGAAACGGGGGCCACCACCCCCCTCGCCCTTCTGGAGGAGGCCCTGGAGCGGGCGCAGGCCTTCCGGGACCGGAACGCCCTCGCCTACCTGGACGAGGAGGCCGCCCGTAAGGAGGCCCTGGCCCTCACGGAGGAACTCAAGCGGGGCCAGGTGCGGGGCCCCCTCCACGGCCTTCCCCTCACCGTAAAGGACCTCTTCCCCGTGAAGGGGATGCCCACCCGGGCGGGGACGAAGGCCCCCCTTCCTCCCCTTCCCGAGGAGGCGAGGGCGGTGCGCCGCCTGAGGGAGGCCGGGGCCCTCCTCTTCGCCAAGACCAACATGCACGAGATCGCCCTGGGCATCACCGGGGAGAACCCCTGGACGGGCCCGGTGCGAAACGCCGTGGACCCCACCCGGCAGGCCGGGGGGTCTAGCGGCGGGAGCGCCGTGGCCGTGGCCTTAGGGATTGGGCTCGCCTCCTTGGGCTCGGACACCGGGGGGTCCATCCGCATCCCCGCGGGCTTCAACGGGGTGGTGGGCTTCAAGCCCTCCTACGGCCGGGTGAGCCTGGAAGGGGCCCTCCCCCTCTCCCGCTCCACGGACCACGCCGGGCCCCTCACCCGGAGCGTGCGGGACGCCCACTTCCTCACGGAGATCCTGGCCGGGGAGAGCATCCCCTTGGAGGGCGTCCAGAACCCCGTCTTCGGGGTCCCCCTGGACTTTTTGGAGGGGAGGCTTGGGGTGGAGGTGCGGAAGGCCTTCACCCGGCTCTTGGAAGACCTCCCCGCCCTAAGGGCCGAGGTCCGGGAGGTCTCCTTGCCCTTAAGGGGGGTCTACGAGGTCTACACCCGCCTTGTGCGCTACGAGGCGGCCCGGATCCACGAGAAAGCCCTGAAGGAGCACCCCGAAGGCTTCTCCCCCCAGGTGCGGGAAGCCCTCCTCGCGGGCCTCGCCCTCACGGAGAAGGACTACCGGGACGCCGTGGCCGAGCGGGAGGCCCTGCGCCTGGAGCTTGCCAAGGCCTTAAGGGGGGTGGACGCCCTCCTCCTCCCCGTCCAGCCCCTCCCCGCGCCCCCCTTGGGCACGGAGGAGGTGGAGCTGGAGTCCGGCAGGAAGGGTCACCGGGAGGCCTTCATCACCCTCACCCTTCCCTTCAGCCTCCTCGGGGTCCCCACCCTCGCCCTCCCCTTCGCCAAGGTGGAGGGGATGCCCGTGGGGCTCCAGGTGGTGGGGCCTTACGGGGAGGACGGGAGGGTCCTGGCCCTCGGGGGGTGGCTCGAGGCCCGCCTCAAGTGA
- a CDS encoding SLC13 family permease: protein MALWETLSLLVLLLAYLGLALGGLPGYRMNRAGVALVGASLLVLLGALDLEEAWRALDPATLVFLFGVMVLNAHLGYAGFFGWVAEGLWKRARTPFALLVLLSLGSGLLSALFLNDTMALLLTPLVLRLARGLGLNPVPYLLALMAGVNTGSLMTPTGNPQNILVANLSGMAYLDFLRALFPVAFLGLALQVGLLALLYPETRSLRPLPPPPPLRYRLHPGLLRKGLLVASGLLLAFLLGYPMAQGALVAAGLLLFTRRLRSERYFTRVDWELLVMFGGLFVLTEGVRRLGVAEALLPLASSPLGLLLAATLLSLLISNVPAVLLLAPLAKTPEEWLLLAGGSTLAGNLTLLASVANLIVAEGAKREGVQVGLLEHLRLGLPLTLLSLAALYLWLT, encoded by the coding sequence ATGGCGCTTTGGGAAACCCTTAGCCTCCTCGTCCTCCTCCTCGCCTACCTGGGCCTCGCCCTGGGGGGGCTTCCCGGCTACCGCATGAACCGGGCGGGGGTGGCCCTGGTGGGGGCAAGCCTCCTCGTGCTCCTCGGCGCCTTGGACCTCGAGGAGGCCTGGCGGGCCCTGGACCCCGCCACTCTGGTCTTCCTCTTCGGGGTCATGGTCCTGAACGCCCACCTGGGCTACGCGGGCTTCTTCGGCTGGGTGGCGGAGGGGCTTTGGAAAAGGGCCAGGACCCCCTTCGCCCTCCTCGTCCTCCTCAGCCTGGGCTCGGGCCTCCTTTCCGCCCTCTTCCTCAACGACACCATGGCCCTCCTCCTCACCCCCCTCGTCCTCCGCCTCGCCCGGGGCCTGGGCCTGAACCCCGTGCCCTACCTCCTCGCCCTCATGGCGGGGGTGAACACGGGAAGCCTCATGACCCCCACGGGAAACCCCCAGAACATCCTGGTGGCGAACCTCTCGGGGATGGCCTACCTGGACTTCCTCCGGGCCCTCTTCCCCGTGGCTTTCCTGGGCCTCGCCCTGCAGGTGGGCCTCCTCGCCCTCCTCTACCCCGAGACCCGCTCCCTAAGGCCCCTCCCGCCCCCTCCCCCTTTGCGCTACCGGCTCCACCCCGGGCTTCTCCGCAAAGGGCTTCTCGTGGCCTCGGGGCTTCTCCTCGCCTTCCTCCTCGGCTACCCCATGGCCCAGGGGGCCTTGGTGGCGGCGGGGCTTCTCCTCTTCACCCGGAGGCTCCGCTCGGAGCGGTACTTCACCCGGGTGGACTGGGAGCTTTTGGTGATGTTCGGCGGGCTCTTCGTCCTCACGGAAGGGGTGCGCCGCCTGGGGGTGGCGGAGGCCCTTTTGCCCCTCGCCTCTAGTCCCCTCGGCCTCCTCCTCGCCGCCACCCTCCTCTCCCTCCTCATCTCCAACGTGCCCGCGGTCCTCCTCCTCGCCCCTTTGGCCAAGACCCCGGAGGAGTGGCTCCTCCTCGCCGGGGGGAGCACCCTGGCGGGCAACCTCACCCTCCTCGCCAGCGTGGCGAACCTCATCGTGGCGGAAGGGGCCAAGCGGGAGGGCGTGCAGGTGGGCCTCCTGGAGCACCTCCGCCTGGGCCTGCCCCTCACCCTCCTCTCCTTGGCCGCCCTCTACCTCTGGCTCACTTGA